DNA from Leptospira mayottensis 200901116:
TCCATCTTCTGAATCAGTGACTCTGCATTGTCCAATTCCTGTTTTAAAATCGACTCCTTAAACTGCTTTACAAGATCGTCGTCTTCCTTCCAGGTTTCAAGATTCTCTTTATAAAGCTGCGCACCTCCGAGAACGATATCGGTCCCCCTTCCCGCCATATTCGTTGCAATTGTAACCGCTCCGGGTTTTCCCGCATTGGCGACGATCTCCGCTTCCCGTTCGTGAAATTTCGCATTCAACACGCTATGCTGAATTCCCGCGGATGAAAGCATTCTAGAAAGAACCTCCGACTTTTCAATGGAGATTGTTCCTACGAGAACCGGTTGTTTTTTGGATTGTAGTTCCCGAATTTCGGCAAGAATTGCGTCGAACTTTTCCTTTTCCGTTCTATATACGCGATCGGGAGAATCTTTTCTCTGAATAGAAACGTTAGGCGGAATTACAATCACATCCAGATCGTAAATTTTCCTAAATTCCTCCGCTTCCGTATCGGCGGTTCCCGTCATACCGGCAAGTTTGTCGTACATTCTAAAATAATTCTGGAACGTAATCGAAGCGAGAGTCTGAGACTCTTTTGCAATTGTAACACTTTCTTTGGCCTCAAGTGCTTGGTGAAGTCCGTCGGAATATCTTCTCCCAGCCATCAAACGTCCTGTAAATTCGTCTACTATGATAACCTCTCCGTTTTGAACGACGTAGTCCACGTCCTTCTGAAAGATTTTATGCGCTTTCAAAGCCTGGTGAACGTGATGTACGAGATCTACGTTTTCCGGAGCGTATAGATTTTCGATCCCCAGAATTTCCTCCACATGGGAAACTCCCTTTTCGGAAAGAAGAACGTTACGCGCCTTTTCATCCACTTCGAAATCTTCAATTGCGATCAATTTAGGTATAATCTTATTGATGCGAACGTATTTATCGGTGGTCTCGTCAGAAGAACCCGAAATGATCAGAGGAGTCCTTGCTTCGTCGATCAGAATCGAATCGACCTCGTCCACGATAGCGAAGAAATGGGATCTCTGAACTTTGTGATCCTTGTGGGAAACCATGTTGTCCCTCAGATAATCGAAACCGAATTCGTTGTTGGTTCCGTACGTAATATCCGCGGAATAAGCGACCTTTCTTTGTTCGTGATCCATATCGTGTTGAATCACTCCCACGGAAATACCGAGGAAGTCATAGATCGGCTTCATCCAATTCGCATCCCTCTTTGCGAGATAGTCGTTTACGGTGACTACATGAACCCCTTTACCCGCTAGGGAATTGAGATAAACCGCAAGAGTGGAAGTCAAAGTCTTACCTTCCCCGGTTTTCATTTCGGCGATATTTCCTCTGTGAAGAGCGATTCCTCCCATCATTTGAACGTCGAAATGTCTCATCCCCATCGTGCGCAAGGAAACTTCCCGCACCGTCGCAAAAGCTTCGGGAAGAATTGAATCCAAAGATTCTCCCCGAGCAATCCTTTCACGAAACCTTTGCGTTTGAGAAGAAAGCAGAGAATCATTCATCCCTTTCATTTCTTCTTCCAAAAAATTGATCTGTCCGACAATCGGGATGAGTTTCTTTAAATCTCGTTCGAATTTACTTCCGAGGATCACCCGGAGAATGCTCTGAATCATATTCATTTTTCCGTATATTCTATCATTTGAATCATTTCTTTTAAGATTATCAAGTCTAAACCCGATCCGAAAGAAATTCGCAAAAGTACCATTCCAAACCTTGCGATTCCCGAACTTCGCTAAGTTTAATCATTCGTTTCCGGCCGTAACGAAGTCGGGGCTTTGCGGAATGAGAACGGATCGATCTACTACAGAATCGGGTGTAAGATCAAGGATCGCTGCGAAAATTCTGCGCCCAACGTTCTCCATTTGAGACCTCAAAACCTCTGTTTCAGGTCCGGGAACCCAACCTGCGGAACGGATAAAATTTGAATGTACCACTCGCCACACCTTGAGCATAGAAGCCGTAACTTCCATATGACACTGAATTCCGAAAATTCGATCCTGAAAGGAAAACATCTGATTGGAATACATCTCGCTCTTTAAAAGATGTTTTGCTCCTTGTGGAATCGAAAATACGTCTTCGTGAAGATGAAACGCGGGAAAAGAAGTGATTCCGTCGAATACAAGATGAGTAGGTTCCTGAACCTGAACATCGTAAAAACCCACTTCCGGTCCTTTTTCACCCCGTTGAACTTCCCCACCGAGTGCTTTGGAAATAATTTGCGCACCGAGGCAAATTCCGATCACTTTGCGGTTAGGCATCGATGCCGCATAACGTATTAAATTTAACCAAGGCTCGAAAAAATGAACGAGTGTCGAATCCGTAACGGACTGAGGTCCTCCGAGAAGAACGATCAAATCGAAAACCAAATGCGCGTCAGGAAACGGCTGTATCCTCGAATCGTATGCGTTGTGATAGGTGATTTTATAATTTCTTTCTTTTAAGGAATCGAGTAAAATACCAGGTCCCTCACAATCCTTAAATCGAACGATCAAACTCCTCATGAAGATCCTGCCATCTTTTTGAAAAAAAGGACTTTTTGATCCACGCTTAACCTTTGCAAGTTCGCCTCTTCGCTGATCGGTCCGATAAAATTGTAATAGAGTACGAAAGGTTTCGTTTTAAAAAGAAGGGTTTCAGGAGTCCCCGTAACGATAGAATCCGTTCTACTCACCCGAAACGGTTTTTTCATAAGAAGTATGGGAACTTGGATTCCGTATTTACGAATCTCTTCCTTGACTAAAGGAATCCCCTTGGTCAATAGTTCCTCTTGCGACATCGTTTCCGCTTCATCAAAAAATAAAGTCGGATCCACTGCCATATAAAATTGGATCTTAGGATCTTTTTGCATATCCTGATAGAGGTAGTTGAGAGCGGGAATTTCTTTGATACAAGGAACGCAATTCGGTCCGTAAACGTTTAAGACCAACCGAGGCGCTTCGACTTCGGAAAGCCGAACCAGTGTCCCGTCCAAAGTAATTCCCTGAAACTCATGAATCCCCAGATTGGGCTGTTCTGACAATGCACAATGAATCACCAATACGCAGAAAACAAAACAAAGAAGGATCCGATTCATCAAGTACGTATAACTTCTTGAGAAAAAAGAAGAAATAATACGGAAATGGGGTTCCGAGTTCATGGATAATACCAAAAGAAAGCCTAATAGATGGAAATTCAAGGAATAAAATCGAAGGTATCCCTTCTATCGAATTATCTTTTTTACACTCCCCTTTTTGTAAAAACCAATGTAAACGAAAGATCTTTTCTTATTTTCTAAATAGACTTTCAACTTCCAAAATGAGAAACAAAGATAATTTTTTTCCATCATTTTTCCGGAGGAAGTACAATATAGCTTAAATTGATCTTTGTTTTTTCCCCTCCTTTAAAAAGAGAGGAATCGAACTTGAATTCCACTTCCGCGGGAAAGATCATATTTGTATAAGGATAAGAACCGAGACGGTTTTCTTTTTTCAATTTGTCCTTAATGATAGAACCCAAATATTGAAACGAGCCGATCCAGTCTTCCCCCATTTCAAACCCTTCCATCCTTTCCACGGTCCCGGATAAACTCATGGTCGCGTAGTAAGAATCCTTGATCGCCCGTGACTCGGAAGGAGTCAGCTTTCGATTGAAACGGATGAGAAAACCGGGAGTTTCTCTCGCATGAAAGTAAAGGTAGTTCGCAAATTTCTCCCAAGTATCCGGCTTTTTGATGTGAGGAATTTCCACCTTGTAGTGATGATCCTTTTCCACAGGTTCGAGGCACTCCCCAGCACGATTGAAATGATCACAAAGAGTGACAGAAGTTATTTCCAGCTGCACGGGAACACAGGCTCCCGAAAAAGACAATAGGTAAAATACAAATGCAAAAGAAAGAATATTAGGTTTTACTGATATTTTGAACATAGGATTCTCTTAAACTTGTAAAAAAATAGACAACTTCCGGCGTTTTAAAAAAAGAAGGCGCCGTTTCACGATAGACCATTTTTTGTTTTTGATAGTTGTAAACCGTTTCGGCATACACTCCGTTGAATAGATAAATCCTATGGAAATCGTCTTGGATACTTGAGATCACAACGGAATGGTTGCAAAGATATCCCGGGAAAATACGAACGCCCCTATCTTTTTCAATTGCAACGTTTTGAATCGATAGACATTCTTTCTGAATGGAAGGAAGTTCTTCCCTATGAATTCTTCTTTTGAAGGAAAGAATTTTAGTGTGCCTTCCAGGAGACTGATTCCAAAGTTCCTCGTTTGGGTCCTTCCAAGCAGGCATTGAGTTACTTTCATACAAAGTTGCGGAAAATTTTTTTTCGGTCTTTGTTTTGATGGAATAAAACATTTCCGCATCTTCGTAAACGACCACGATAAAAAAAGAAGCTCCGGGTGGTTTAGTCAATTTTTCCTTAGTAGGCGTATTCTTCTTTGAGGAATTCAAATCAGCTTCCAGAATTCGTTTTCGAATCGAAATAATCCAGAATTATTTTATTCAACCATCTTCCATCCGGAATTTCTGGGGTTGGATCCGTCAAAAATCCCACATGTCCGCCTTTGGGACTGAGAATGGTTTGGATTTGAGGAAGTTTATCCCAACGAATCGTTTCCCAATCGAATGGAGGAACGACAGGATCGTCTTCGGAATGGATTATAATCCCCGGATGACGGATGTTAGGAATGTATCGAATGCTCGAACAATCTTGATAATACTCAGCCGCCCCCTTGTATCCGAAAAACGGAGCAGTAACCTGATCGTCAAACTCGAAGAATGTTTTTACTCGAAATGCGTTTTTTTCTAGTTCGGGTGGAAGCTGAATAACTTTGTTTTTGATCTTTTTGCGAAACCCAGACACGAACCGATCCCTATAAAATCTTGCTTCTCTCGAATCAATAAATTTACAACCTTTGAAAAGATCCAAAGGAGGATTTGTAGAAGAAAAGGCTTCCACTTTGTGATTTCTTTTTTCTCCGAGATACTTTAAAACTAAACTTGCAGAAAGGGAAAAGCCAGAAAGAAAAACCCTATGAGATAACTTCTTCCAAACGAAATCGATCACGTCTTGAACGTCTTTCGTTTGACCGATGTTATACGTTCCCTTGGAAAATCCCTGACCTCGCCCACAATTTCTGAGATTCATTCGAACACACCCGTAGCCTCTCAGCAAGGCGCTCTGCGCGAGACTCACCAGATACGCACTGTCGGAAGTTCCCTCCATTCCGTGAATCATCACTACATAGATTCCGTTCCAAACCGGACCTGAAGAAGAATAATGAGCGATCGGAGGATTGTGCTCCAACCAGAGAGCATCTCCCGAATCGTCCGAAAGTTGCAGGAGGATATCCTCAAAATAAAACTTACTTCTGAGGCGATTCTCGGGAGGAAAAAAAGTACTGTAAACGGTCTGAAGGTGTCCGCTTTTAAAGAATCGTTTCGGTTTGAAGGATTGGAAGCTCATAAAAGACGTCTAATGTTCCGATTAGAGTCCCTGAAAGAATTCGTCCCAGTCTTCCATCTGTTCTTTGTTGATACGAGAGGTTTTTTTCGCAAACTTATGAAGTCTTCTTAAAAAATCAATTCCTCGTTTTACGATAGCCGGATCGTTCGGATGCATATCGGAAAGATAAAAATTTACGAACTCGTCGAGTTCGAAAGAACCTATGTCCTTCAAAAGAACTTCTTCCTGAATCTCCTCTTCTCCTTCTAAGAATAAAAGGGAAGAGAATTCCAAAAAGAGCTCGCTTAAATTTTGATCCTCTTCCGGATTTCTGCCTTTCTGATGCGGAGAAGTTAAAAATTCTTTTAAGAATTCCTCTAAGGATAACGTCTTAGACAAGGGAAAAAATTCCGATTAATTAAAATCGATTTTTGTAGCGAGTTTGTCTACGATTCCGTATTGAATCGCCTCTTCCGCGTCCATGTAGTAGTCCCGATCCGTATCTTCTTCCAATTTGGAAACCGGATGACCGCAAGCGTCCGCGAGAATCTGATTCAACTTGGCTTTTGTCTTGAGAATTTCTTCCGCGTGGATCTTTAAATCGGTAGCGGGAGCTACGATCTGTCCTCCGATACTCGGTTGGTGAATCATCACTTTTCCGTTCGGCCAAATGGAACGTTCGCCCTTTGTTCCCGCCGCAAGTAGAACAGAACTCATAGAAGCCGCTATTCCCATACAAACTGTGTGAACGGGAGAAGAAATCATTTTGATGGTATCGAATACGGTCATTCCGGAAGTCACGACACCACCGGGACTATTGATATAAAATGTGATCGTTTTTCCCGGATCGTTCATTTCCAGATAGAGAAGCTTTCCGACCAAGTCTTTGGATGATTCGTCGGTTACCGGACCCCAAAGAAAAATCTTTCTGTGGTCGAGGAAATTTTTGGAAATTTTACTTCCTGCGAGCTCTTCGAATACTTCCGTGATTTTTTCTATTTCTGGCATTCCTGAACCTTTCCTTTACTAGTTGGTAAAATCCAGTTTCTTCTTCCTCATTTTTATGAAAACTCCAATACAAGTAAAACTAGAGAAGATTGCGTAGAAAATCCGA
Protein-coding regions in this window:
- a CDS encoding TlpA family protein disulfide reductase; this translates as MNSEPHFRIISSFFSRSYTYLMNRILLCFVFCVLVIHCALSEQPNLGIHEFQGITLDGTLVRLSEVEAPRLVLNVYGPNCVPCIKEIPALNYLYQDMQKDPKIQFYMAVDPTLFFDEAETMSQEELLTKGIPLVKEEIRKYGIQVPILLMKKPFRVSRTDSIVTGTPETLLFKTKPFVLYYNFIGPISEEANLQRLSVDQKVLFFKKMAGSS
- a CDS encoding YheT family hydrolase; amino-acid sequence: MSFQSFKPKRFFKSGHLQTVYSTFFPPENRLRSKFYFEDILLQLSDDSGDALWLEHNPPIAHYSSSGPVWNGIYVVMIHGMEGTSDSAYLVSLAQSALLRGYGCVRMNLRNCGRGQGFSKGTYNIGQTKDVQDVIDFVWKKLSHRVFLSGFSLSASLVLKYLGEKRNHKVEAFSSTNPPLDLFKGCKFIDSREARFYRDRFVSGFRKKIKNKVIQLPPELEKNAFRVKTFFEFDDQVTAPFFGYKGAAEYYQDCSSIRYIPNIRHPGIIIHSEDDPVVPPFDWETIRWDKLPQIQTILSPKGGHVGFLTDPTPEIPDGRWLNKIILDYFDSKTNSGS
- a CDS encoding ATP-dependent Clp protease proteolytic subunit; the encoded protein is MPEIEKITEVFEELAGSKISKNFLDHRKIFLWGPVTDESSKDLVGKLLYLEMNDPGKTITFYINSPGGVVTSGMTVFDTIKMISSPVHTVCMGIAASMSSVLLAAGTKGERSIWPNGKVMIHQPSIGGQIVAPATDLKIHAEEILKTKAKLNQILADACGHPVSKLEEDTDRDYYMDAEEAIQYGIVDKLATKIDFN
- a CDS encoding type 1 glutamine amidotransferase, which encodes MRSLIVRFKDCEGPGILLDSLKERNYKITYHNAYDSRIQPFPDAHLVFDLIVLLGGPQSVTDSTLVHFFEPWLNLIRYAASMPNRKVIGICLGAQIISKALGGEVQRGEKGPEVGFYDVQVQEPTHLVFDGITSFPAFHLHEDVFSIPQGAKHLLKSEMYSNQMFSFQDRIFGIQCHMEVTASMLKVWRVVHSNFIRSAGWVPGPETEVLRSQMENVGRRIFAAILDLTPDSVVDRSVLIPQSPDFVTAGNE
- the lcpA gene encoding complement regulator-acquiring protein LcpA — encoded protein: MFKISVKPNILSFAFVFYLLSFSGACVPVQLEITSVTLCDHFNRAGECLEPVEKDHHYKVEIPHIKKPDTWEKFANYLYFHARETPGFLIRFNRKLTPSESRAIKDSYYATMSLSGTVERMEGFEMGEDWIGSFQYLGSIIKDKLKKENRLGSYPYTNMIFPAEVEFKFDSSLFKGGEKTKINLSYIVLPPEK
- the secA gene encoding preprotein translocase subunit SecA, with protein sequence MIQSILRVILGSKFERDLKKLIPIVGQINFLEEEMKGMNDSLLSSQTQRFRERIARGESLDSILPEAFATVREVSLRTMGMRHFDVQMMGGIALHRGNIAEMKTGEGKTLTSTLAVYLNSLAGKGVHVVTVNDYLAKRDANWMKPIYDFLGISVGVIQHDMDHEQRKVAYSADITYGTNNEFGFDYLRDNMVSHKDHKVQRSHFFAIVDEVDSILIDEARTPLIISGSSDETTDKYVRINKIIPKLIAIEDFEVDEKARNVLLSEKGVSHVEEILGIENLYAPENVDLVHHVHQALKAHKIFQKDVDYVVQNGEVIIVDEFTGRLMAGRRYSDGLHQALEAKESVTIAKESQTLASITFQNYFRMYDKLAGMTGTADTEAEEFRKIYDLDVIVIPPNVSIQRKDSPDRVYRTEKEKFDAILAEIRELQSKKQPVLVGTISIEKSEVLSRMLSSAGIQHSVLNAKFHEREAEIVANAGKPGAVTIATNMAGRGTDIVLGGAQLYKENLETWKEDDDLVKQFKESILKQELDNAESLIQKMDSSAKQKRASEILGSVRIWKKNHEDVLAAGGLHILGTERHEARRIDNQLRGRSGRQGDPGSSRFYLSLQDDLMRIFGSDRISGLMKWANMPEGQEIESKMVSNAIARAQKRVEGHNFDIRKHLLEYDDVMNRQRIVIYKMRNEVLENEDISSLILSFIEEAVENQIVAHCEGNNPSSWNLESLKEWLEGLELNLEINEEDFKKTKNPQLALFEKVNAAAKQKYEGRGESIGKDIWKLLERNIFLDILDHRWKEHLYSMDHLREGIWTVGYSERNPLVEYKLQGFRMFDVAIENLKNEVVNFLFRVEVSENSKLPEERREYKKVGQEVTGGFQELSGGTPGRSRSNGSTVTVTTSSGGGTERKTSRRRKR
- a CDS encoding DUF4416 family protein, which produces MNSSKKNTPTKEKLTKPPGASFFIVVVYEDAEMFYSIKTKTEKKFSATLYESNSMPAWKDPNEELWNQSPGRHTKILSFKRRIHREELPSIQKECLSIQNVAIEKDRGVRIFPGYLCNHSVVISSIQDDFHRIYLFNGVYAETVYNYQKQKMVYRETAPSFFKTPEVVYFFTSLRESYVQNISKT